A stretch of the Danio rerio strain Tuebingen ecotype United States chromosome 18, GRCz12tu, whole genome shotgun sequence genome encodes the following:
- the zgc:158427 gene encoding uncharacterized protein LOC790932 — MSTIKEKIEERGFWGKKTEFLLAVAGNVVGLGNVWRFPYLCYRNGGGVFLIPYLVFVVTCGVPLFLLETAMGQFTHEGGITCWHRLCPLAQGIGYAGQLTVLYSCMYFTIILAWALFYLISSFSSQLPWASCDNIWNTDNCVNLAAGNLTFNRTTQMLINSTSAATEFWERRVLSLSGGIEDIGKINWEILLCLIAMWIICYFCIWKGVKSTGKVVYFTATFPYVMLIVLLIRGLTLPGALQGIVFYLYPEPARLADPQVWMEAGTQIFFSYSVIGGVLISLGSYNQYNNNCYRDCFWLCLLNSGTSFVAGFAVFSVLGFMAHVQGVPIEEVAESGPGLAFIAYPQAVAMMPFPQLWAVCFFIMIILLGLDTQFVSVECVITSVMDLFPEVLRRAGRRELLVLLLCLTCFFGQLIMVTEGGMYVFQLFDNYACNGACLLFLSVFESLAIGWIFGAEKMFDIIEDMTESRPNYWFMLCWKYLTPLVSLTSFVYSMVRYTPLTFNRWYIYPDWAYVLGWLLALSSILLVPAWALGQMCAGKGSLKQRWRHLSSPETNFPLSFKQVQKQTAEMEDLLKSGTI; from the exons ATGAGCACAATCAAAGAAAAAATCGAAGAGCGAGGGTTCTGGGGCAAAAAAACAGAGTTTCTTCTGGCTGTGGCAGGAAATGTGGTTGGACTGGGTAACGTGTGGAGGTTTCCTTACCTCTGCTACAGAAATGGAGGAG GGGTGTTCCTGATACCTTACCTGGTGTTTGTTGTGACCTGTGGGGTGCCTCTGTTCCTGTTGGAGACGGCTATGGGGCAGTTCACACATGAAGGGGGCATTACATGCTGGCATCGCCTCTGTCCACTGGCTCAGG GTATTGGCTATGCAGGACAGCTCACAGTGCTGTACAGCTGCATGTATTTTACCATCATTCTGGCCTGGGCACTTTTCTATCTCATCTCCTCTTTCAGCTCACAACTGCCGTGGGCCAGCTGTGACAACATCTGGAACACAG ACAACTGTGTAAATCTTGCTGCAGGAAATCTTACTTTCAACCGGACAACACAGATGTTGATTAATTCAACATCTGCAGCTACCGAGTTCTGGGA ACGCAGAGTTCTGTCTCTCTCTGGAGGTATTGAGGACATCGGCAAGATCAACTGGGAGATTCTTCTGTGTCTCATTGCAATGTGGATCATATGTTATTTCTGCATCTGGAAAGGAGTCAAGTCGACAGGCAAG GTGGTGTATTTCACAGCTACATTTCCTTATGTGATGCTGATTGTGTTGCTGATTCGTGGGTTGACTCTACCTGGAGCTCTGCAGGGGATTGTGTTTTACTTGTATCCTGAACCAGCCCGCCTTGCTGACCCACAG gtttgGATGGAAGCAGGAACTCAGATCTTCTTCTCCTATAGTGTGATTGGTGGTGTTCTAATTTCACTTGGGAGCTATAATCAATACAACAACAACTGCTATAG GGACTGCTTTTGGCTTTGCCTTCTGAACAGTGGCACCAGTTTTGTGGCTGGTTTTGCTGTGTTCTCAGTCTTGGGCTTTATGGCTCATGTGCAAGGCGTCCCAATTGAAGAAGTAGCAGAATCTG GCCCAGGACTAGCATTCATTGCTTATCCACAGGCAGTAGCTATGATGCCTTTTCCTCAGTTGTGGGCTGTTTGTTTTTTcatcatgattattttgcttgGCCTAGACACACAG TTTGTTTCAGTAGAGTGTGTGATTACATCAGTGATGGACTTGTTCCCTGAGGTGCTGCGCAGAGCTGGACGTCGAGAACTTTTAGTCCTGCTCCTCTGTCTCACGTGTTTCTTTGGACAACTCATCATGGTTACAGAG GGTGGGATGTATGTATTCCAGCTGTTTGATAACTACGCCTGTAATGGAGCCTGTCTTCTGTTCCTGTCTGTGTTTGAGTCTCTGGCCATCGGTTGGATCTTCG GGGCTGAGAAAATGTTTGACATAATCGAGGACATGACAGAGTCACGACCCAACTATTGGTTCATGCTGTGCTGGAAATACTTGACTCCTCTTGTGTCTCTG ACGTCTTTTGTTTATTCTATGGTGAGGTACACACCTCTGACTTTTAACCGCTGGTACATATACCCGGACTGGGCATATGTACTCGGCTGGTTATTGGCTCTGTCCTCTATTCTGCTGGTGCCTGCATGGGCGCTGGGCCAAATGTGTGCTGGTAAAGGAAGCCTGAAACAG CGTTGGCGTCACTTGAGTAGTCCTGAGACAAATTTTCCTCTCTCTTTTAAACAAGTACAGAAGCAAACTGCAGAGATGGAAGACTTACTCAAGAGCGGCACAATATAA
- the zgc:158427 gene encoding uncharacterized protein isoform X1, translating to MGQFTHEGGITCWHRLCPLAQGIGYAGQLTVLYSCMYFTIILAWALFYLISSFSSQLPWASCDNIWNTDNCVNLAAGNLTFNRTTQMLINSTSAATEFWERRVLSLSGGIEDIGKINWEILLCLIAMWIICYFCIWKGVKSTGKVVYFTATFPYVMLIVLLIRGLTLPGALQGIVFYLYPEPARLADPQVWMEAGTQIFFSYSVIGGVLISLGSYNQYNNNCYRDCFWLCLLNSGTSFVAGFAVFSVLGFMAHVQGVPIEEVAESGPGLAFIAYPQAVAMMPFPQLWAVCFFIMIILLGLDTQFVSVECVITSVMDLFPEVLRRAGRRELLVLLLCLTCFFGQLIMVTEGGMYVFQLFDNYACNGACLLFLSVFESLAIGWIFGAEKMFDIIEDMTESRPNYWFMLCWKYLTPLVSLTSFVYSMVRYTPLTFNRWYIYPDWAYVLGWLLALSSILLVPAWALGQMCAGKGSLKQRWRHLSSPETNFPLSFKQVQKQTAEMEDLLKSGTI from the exons ATGGGGCAGTTCACACATGAAGGGGGCATTACATGCTGGCATCGCCTCTGTCCACTGGCTCAGG GTATTGGCTATGCAGGACAGCTCACAGTGCTGTACAGCTGCATGTATTTTACCATCATTCTGGCCTGGGCACTTTTCTATCTCATCTCCTCTTTCAGCTCACAACTGCCGTGGGCCAGCTGTGACAACATCTGGAACACAG ACAACTGTGTAAATCTTGCTGCAGGAAATCTTACTTTCAACCGGACAACACAGATGTTGATTAATTCAACATCTGCAGCTACCGAGTTCTGGGA ACGCAGAGTTCTGTCTCTCTCTGGAGGTATTGAGGACATCGGCAAGATCAACTGGGAGATTCTTCTGTGTCTCATTGCAATGTGGATCATATGTTATTTCTGCATCTGGAAAGGAGTCAAGTCGACAGGCAAG GTGGTGTATTTCACAGCTACATTTCCTTATGTGATGCTGATTGTGTTGCTGATTCGTGGGTTGACTCTACCTGGAGCTCTGCAGGGGATTGTGTTTTACTTGTATCCTGAACCAGCCCGCCTTGCTGACCCACAG gtttgGATGGAAGCAGGAACTCAGATCTTCTTCTCCTATAGTGTGATTGGTGGTGTTCTAATTTCACTTGGGAGCTATAATCAATACAACAACAACTGCTATAG GGACTGCTTTTGGCTTTGCCTTCTGAACAGTGGCACCAGTTTTGTGGCTGGTTTTGCTGTGTTCTCAGTCTTGGGCTTTATGGCTCATGTGCAAGGCGTCCCAATTGAAGAAGTAGCAGAATCTG GCCCAGGACTAGCATTCATTGCTTATCCACAGGCAGTAGCTATGATGCCTTTTCCTCAGTTGTGGGCTGTTTGTTTTTTcatcatgattattttgcttgGCCTAGACACACAG TTTGTTTCAGTAGAGTGTGTGATTACATCAGTGATGGACTTGTTCCCTGAGGTGCTGCGCAGAGCTGGACGTCGAGAACTTTTAGTCCTGCTCCTCTGTCTCACGTGTTTCTTTGGACAACTCATCATGGTTACAGAG GGTGGGATGTATGTATTCCAGCTGTTTGATAACTACGCCTGTAATGGAGCCTGTCTTCTGTTCCTGTCTGTGTTTGAGTCTCTGGCCATCGGTTGGATCTTCG GGGCTGAGAAAATGTTTGACATAATCGAGGACATGACAGAGTCACGACCCAACTATTGGTTCATGCTGTGCTGGAAATACTTGACTCCTCTTGTGTCTCTG ACGTCTTTTGTTTATTCTATGGTGAGGTACACACCTCTGACTTTTAACCGCTGGTACATATACCCGGACTGGGCATATGTACTCGGCTGGTTATTGGCTCTGTCCTCTATTCTGCTGGTGCCTGCATGGGCGCTGGGCCAAATGTGTGCTGGTAAAGGAAGCCTGAAACAG CGTTGGCGTCACTTGAGTAGTCCTGAGACAAATTTTCCTCTCTCTTTTAAACAAGTACAGAAGCAAACTGCAGAGATGGAAGACTTACTCAAGAGCGGCACAATATAA